The genomic region ATGTTCTTTTACATTTTGGTAGGGCGACCAAGCATCCATAGTTGGAGGGGCAATCAACTACGTGAAGGAGCTGGAGCAGCTCCTCCAATCGCTCGAAGTCCAAAAAAGCGTCAAGAACCGCACCGGCCGATCCCCTTTCGCCAGCTCCTTCACCTTCCCACAGTACTCCACCTCGTGTAACGCCACGCAGGCCACCGCcagcgacggcggctccggtgccGATTCGAGCGGCCTCAAGAGCGAGGCCGGCGTGGCCGACATCGAGGTGACCATGGTGGAAGGCCACGCGAGCCTCAAGGTGCTCTCCCGGCGGCGGCCGAGGCAGCTCCTGAGGCTTCTCGCCGGGCTGCAGCAGCTGCGCATCCCGCCGCTCCACCTCAACGTGACCACCGTCGACGCCATGGTCCTGTATTCCTTCAGCCTAAAGGTAATTAACCTTTCTCCGTACGTGCTATGCTACTTAGTTTATTTATAATGGAGTATAAGGTGATGGAGACAGATCGACGGAACGAGCCGTGGCTCGTCGACGGTTGGTTTCCGTTTCTATATAAGAACGGCGTCCGGTGGTGGTGATCGTTGTTTTTTTTGCACGTACGGTAGGTGGAGGATGGCTCCAAGCTGAGCTCTGTGGAAGATATTGCGGCCGCTGTGCATGAGATCCTGGCCAGGAtacagcgggaggaggaggaggccggtcgaCTCAGCAGCTCGAGCTGATGCTGATGGCTGATCGATGCCACGGAGGCGACCGTCGTGCAAGCCTGTGATGCTGCACTGCTCCCTGCATCTGTGCATGTCGTGTACCTGCCGTGTCCTGGAAAATGGAATCAATTCTACTCTATCTTTGTACGTGAAACTGTGAATGACGACTGTACCCTGCATGCAAACCCTTGCCTGGTCCAGAGCAATGGCGAAAAAAACACACTATGACAAGATAACTAGCTGTACATCAAAACTGGCGCGCTGCATGCTTGGCTCCGAGGCTACTCATAGTGGAAGTATCGTTATAGTGTCATGCAtacgatactagtgtatgatactactttcATAATGCATAGTatataaagtagtatcatagatgaccttatttatggccatgcatgacacaaagtgaTATAACATTTATCATGTAACGGTATCTATCTATGTTAATCtaactctctctctcccccttttctTTAATTCTCTGCTACGGTATCTATCTATATTTGCTATTTTCGAGTGCATTATACCGACTATGATACCTCTACTATGGCCAGCCTGAAGTGAACACATCCTTTTTGGGAGTCGTACATGCGTACTTGTGCATGCATTCACGGATTTACTTTACATGCGTGCACACAGACACACAACTGCTGTGTGTCTCGAATCCATTCACATGCTTCTGTCTCACCGTGTGGTACATCTGTGTCGAGAGATTTGTTTGGGGATGAACAGAGCTAGCCGGCAGGAAGCAGAATGATTGCCCGATAATGTGACGAGTTGGATCCTCTTTTATCTGTTGCGCAATAAATCTCCTCCGTGTATAGAGCTCGGCTCTGCGGACGAGTGGGCCGTGGGCGAATAATGCATGTGTTGTGCAGACATAAATGTGCGTTTCAGGGTTCATGCACGATCGAGCATACTGCGTACACAGACAACATGAGTGGTATTCGTGAGAGGCTAGAGATTCGATTGACCGGGAAATAGTTGTCGCTGCGTAGGCGTCAGGGAAATTGCTGCTTGTTGCAGTTGTGTTATTATGAACGTCTCTTTGTAGGTGCCCACACGACATGATTTCATAAATGCACTTTCTTGTTTTCTTTGAAGGAAACTTGTATATGCTGATATACTAGATGATGCCCCGGACGTTGCCTGGGAATTTTCTTACATATATTCCAATGAGATTTAATTATATGAATATGAATATATGAATTAATAATATAATAACTGAAACAAAAGATAGATATGATATTATTATTGGGGTGCTTTGTACTTCTGATGAGTTTTTtataatagatatgaaaaaaaaaatgaaactccatgggcactagcacccacggtttATTGATAAagaagaagcatccctcatgagaattccagaaattcgtccccgacgtggatcgaactctggtcgttgggtttacaatcatgcgcccccaaccactgggctatgcccacgtcctcaaaatgaaactccatgggcactagcacccacggtttattgatatagaagaagcatccctcatgagaattccagaaattcgtccctaacgtggatcgaactctggtcg from Triticum aestivum cultivar Chinese Spring chromosome 4A, IWGSC CS RefSeq v2.1, whole genome shotgun sequence harbors:
- the LOC123088090 gene encoding transcription factor bHLH96 — protein: MALEAVVFAQGHFGYGQAPGLGPWCDMVGAGGFLEDCWDQQLLAAPVAPNAEDQWEPVSSWDQSEASSEGKAAAPEPAMAAAATGRRKRRRTKIVKNKEEVESQRRTHIAVERNRRRQMNEYLAALRSLMPQSYAQRGDQASIVGGAINYVKELEQLLQSLEVQKSVKNRTGRSPFASSFTFPQYSTSCNATQATASDGGSGADSSGLKSEAGVADIEVTMVEGHASLKVLSRRRPRQLLRLLAGLQQLRIPPLHLNVTTVDAMVLYSFSLKVEDGSKLSSVEDIAAAVHEILARIQREEEEAGRLSSSS